The following coding sequences are from one Virgibacillus necropolis window:
- a CDS encoding FAD-dependent monooxygenase — protein sequence MLEAREEPTPEDESRAITWMPRGMELLDWLGIYSQFHKKGVFRGLHQFENQHGKLLEWSFDQLESPYQYSLQLPQHDTEVIFEDAARKTGMIEIRRGHKVIEATQTKDNVIVKVQNKKGLYEISAPWGVGCDGAKSIIKSRLAIEKTWRDYGINSAVADFEMDCHLSIDISNIVLDPQRPYGFFYFVPGRW from the coding sequence GTGTTAGAAGCAAGAGAGGAACCGACGCCAGAAGATGAATCGAGAGCCATTACCTGGATGCCTAGGGGAATGGAGTTACTGGACTGGTTAGGAATATACAGTCAGTTTCATAAAAAGGGTGTATTTCGGGGGTTACACCAATTTGAGAATCAACATGGAAAGTTGCTTGAATGGTCCTTTGATCAATTAGAGTCTCCTTATCAGTACTCCCTTCAATTACCTCAGCACGATACAGAAGTGATATTTGAAGACGCGGCGAGAAAAACTGGAATGATAGAAATTCGAAGAGGTCATAAGGTTATAGAAGCTACTCAAACAAAAGACAACGTTATAGTTAAAGTACAAAATAAAAAAGGGTTATATGAAATTTCTGCTCCTTGGGGTGTTGGCTGTGATGGGGCTAAAAGTATCATTAAGTCTAGGCTAGCAATAGAGAAGACCTGGAGAGATTATGGAATAAATTCAGCCGTTGCTGATTTTGAAATGGACTGCCATCTCTCTATAGACATTTCAAATATTGTTTTGGACCCTCAAAGGCCATATGGATTTTTTTACTTTGTACCGGGAAGATGGTAG